One bacterium DNA window includes the following coding sequences:
- a CDS encoding SDR family NAD(P)-dependent oxidoreductase codes for MKIKDKRIIITGASSGIGLGLSTVLARKGAHVVLVSRREKRLIEIANKLSRTYPNAPCPLPISCDVTKTEEVINLIKNCIHQLGGIDILINNAGISVYGATEKTSLEDFHQAMAVNFFGAVHCMLEVLPIMKQQGQGLIVNIASVAAKYGVPYLGAYSASKSALVALSQTLSPEIAKSGISIMIVYPGYTSTNIFQEEKKLGGAHRPEGPYASVGKVAKAIVSAMEREKKELVLSAQGKILTMVQAFPDWLIKKKMQRIAEQLGE; via the coding sequence ATGAAGATTAAAGATAAAAGGATAATAATCACTGGAGCATCATCAGGAATTGGGTTAGGGCTATCTACCGTGCTGGCAAGAAAAGGGGCACATGTAGTGTTGGTAAGCCGCAGAGAAAAGCGATTAATAGAGATTGCCAATAAACTTAGTCGCACTTATCCCAATGCCCCTTGTCCCCTACCTATTTCCTGTGATGTAACAAAAACAGAAGAGGTAATTAACCTCATCAAGAATTGTATTCACCAGCTCGGCGGTATCGATATCTTGATTAACAATGCTGGAATTAGCGTTTATGGTGCTACTGAAAAAACCAGTCTGGAAGATTTTCATCAGGCCATGGCAGTAAATTTCTTTGGGGCAGTGCACTGTATGTTAGAGGTTCTACCGATAATGAAGCAACAAGGTCAAGGTCTTATTGTCAACATTGCTTCTGTTGCCGCAAAATATGGTGTGCCGTATTTAGGGGCATACTCTGCCAGTAAATCTGCACTTGTAGCTCTAAGTCAGACATTGTCTCCAGAAATAGCAAAAAGTGGTATCTCCATAATGATTGTTTATCCAGGCTATACCTCCACCAATATCTTTCAAGAGGAGAAGAAATTAGGTGGGGCACATCGACCTGAAGGACCTTACGCCTCTGTAGGGAAAGTGGCGAAAGCTATTGTTTCTGCTATGGAAAGAGAGAAAAAAGAGTTGGTGCTATCTGCACAAGGCAAGATACTAACAATGGTTCAGGCATTTCCTGATTGGCTAATCAAGAAAAAAATGCAAAGGATTGCAGAACAGTTAGGAGAGTAA
- a CDS encoding long-chain fatty acid--CoA ligase produces the protein MIYQSFVDIVNRYPDKVALLYKKQGNYQRLRYRELKVQVDAVSLNLQKLGIGRDDAVGIFSYNRPEWVIADLATLKLGGIVVPIYHSASTAYIKYIIEDASLKLLFVENINLLEIMPGRFNPVVLMEPAEERKDLLDFKQLLIKSDFAPIDDRSIRGDDIATVVYTSGTTGEPKGVILSHNNIISNALCGRDRFNFCSKDRVLSYLPLSHMFERTCGYYAILFAGGTIAYAQNPATVIKDMQKIHPTIILVVPRVLEKTYQIVKNKIEKGSPLKRKLVLWTIKNLNKYINLRYTKQPIPLWLNLKSKLSDNFIGSKFRKIGGKRLKLIVSGGAPLNFEMAKLLHIFGFNIVEGYGLTEASPVVSSNTVKNNRLGSVGKSFEEVEVKIGKDDEILVRGPNVMKGYLNKPEETAKIIDKDGWLHTGDQGRFDEAGNLIITGRIKELIITSYGKKIAPLPIEAKICRSQYIEQVILLGESKKCLVALIVLNQEEIEEYARENNIAFETYSELLKCPAIIRFVGQEIEDLTADLAPYEKVKAFVLLDEGFTIENGGLTPTLKLRRLEIAKKYESVIERMYKGLQRYED, from the coding sequence ATGATTTACCAGTCTTTCGTAGATATAGTAAATAGATATCCTGATAAGGTAGCATTACTCTACAAAAAGCAAGGGAACTATCAGAGGCTAAGGTATCGAGAACTGAAGGTGCAAGTGGATGCCGTTTCACTAAACCTTCAGAAACTTGGGATAGGTAGAGACGATGCTGTCGGCATCTTTTCCTATAATCGACCTGAATGGGTAATCGCTGACCTGGCAACTCTCAAATTAGGTGGTATTGTTGTTCCTATTTACCATTCGGCATCCACAGCCTATATAAAATATATCATTGAGGATGCCAGTCTAAAACTGCTCTTTGTAGAAAACATAAACCTTCTTGAAATTATGCCAGGGAGATTTAATCCTGTAGTGCTTATGGAACCAGCTGAGGAAAGAAAGGACTTGCTTGATTTTAAGCAGTTATTGATAAAGTCTGATTTTGCACCAATAGATGATAGGTCAATTAGAGGGGATGATATTGCTACGGTTGTCTATACCTCAGGCACTACCGGCGAACCAAAGGGTGTCATACTTTCCCATAATAATATTATCTCTAATGCCCTTTGTGGCAGAGATAGATTCAACTTCTGTAGTAAAGATAGGGTGCTTTCCTATCTTCCTTTGTCGCATATGTTTGAGAGGACTTGTGGATATTATGCCATCCTCTTTGCCGGTGGAACTATTGCTTATGCCCAAAATCCAGCCACCGTCATAAAAGATATGCAAAAGATACATCCTACTATTATCCTGGTTGTGCCCAGAGTGTTAGAAAAGACATATCAAATAGTTAAAAACAAGATTGAAAAAGGCTCGCCATTAAAAAGGAAACTGGTTCTCTGGACAATTAAAAACCTCAATAAATATATCAATTTGAGATATACAAAGCAACCCATTCCGCTCTGGCTTAACCTGAAATCGAAGCTATCCGATAATTTTATCGGGTCAAAATTTAGAAAGATTGGCGGCAAAAGGCTCAAGTTGATTGTTTCAGGTGGAGCACCACTTAACTTTGAAATGGCAAAACTCCTGCATATCTTTGGATTCAATATTGTCGAGGGATATGGTTTAACTGAAGCCTCACCGGTAGTTTCTTCCAATACGGTCAAGAACAATAGGCTTGGTAGTGTAGGAAAATCTTTTGAGGAAGTGGAGGTAAAGATTGGTAAAGATGACGAAATCCTGGTGAGAGGACCTAATGTCATGAAGGGCTATCTCAATAAACCTGAAGAAACGGCTAAAATAATCGATAAAGATGGTTGGTTGCATACCGGTGACCAGGGCAGATTTGATGAAGCAGGAAATCTTATTATTACTGGTAGAATAAAAGAGCTTATTATTACCTCTTATGGGAAGAAAATTGCACCACTTCCTATTGAGGCAAAGATATGCCGCAGTCAATATATTGAGCAGGTGATACTTTTAGGGGAGAGCAAAAAATGTCTTGTGGCATTGATTGTGCTTAACCAGGAAGAAATTGAAGAATATGCCCGGGAAAATAATATCGCCTTTGAAACCTATTCTGAATTACTTAAATGCCCTGCGATAATAAGATTTGTAGGGCAAGAGATAGAAGATTTAACTGCAGATTTGGCACCTTATGAGAAGGTAAAGGCATTTGTCCTCTTAGATGAAGGGTTTACTATTGAGAACGGGGGACTTACACCTACCTTAAAACTCAGGCGACTAGAAATTGCCAAAAAATATGAATCAGTAATAGAAAGGATGTATAAAGGACTCCAGAGATATGAAGATTAA